One Nocardia iowensis DNA window includes the following coding sequences:
- a CDS encoding APC family permease: MTESPTAGARLRGSIGVTGIVLLVIAAAAPLTAVAGALPLMIGLGNGAGAPTAYLVAAAVLLVFSVGYAAMSGHMDEAGAFYAYVRRRLGTSTGLGAAGLALLTYTAIQAGIYGLAASTVEELVVHYGGPDLPWYIYAFALLTVVGVLGYRNIELGAKVLGVLLVVEIGIIVALSAAVLVKGGARGIDAVSFTPSAFFDGSPGVALMFAIASFIGFEATAIYGEETRDPRRTIPRATYLAVLTIGGLYAVASWAMVLAFGSADVAAAAGADPEGLTFTAARLYLGETAADSMAVLLVTSLFAALLALHNVVARYGYALARDGIGHPALGHIHLRHGSPHKASLAQTLSAALVVGTFAVAGADPILHLFTWMSGLATVAILLLMLLTSVAVIVFFRRTGLDRRQWHTVYAPALGTAGLFLVTVLVIDNFTTLVGGSTLVATTLLAIVVATFGAGVAVARARRSTPATGTLADPELSIADR; the protein is encoded by the coding sequence ATGACTGAATCACCCACTGCCGGTGCACGATTACGTGGCTCGATCGGGGTGACCGGGATCGTGCTCCTCGTCATCGCGGCGGCCGCACCGCTCACCGCCGTCGCGGGTGCGCTGCCGCTGATGATCGGCCTCGGCAACGGGGCGGGCGCACCGACCGCGTACCTCGTCGCCGCGGCCGTCCTGCTCGTTTTCAGCGTCGGATACGCCGCGATGAGCGGCCACATGGACGAGGCGGGCGCCTTTTACGCCTACGTCCGCCGTAGACTCGGCACCAGCACCGGACTCGGTGCGGCGGGGCTGGCGCTGCTGACCTATACCGCCATCCAAGCCGGGATCTACGGGCTGGCGGCCTCGACCGTCGAAGAGCTCGTCGTCCACTACGGCGGACCCGACTTGCCTTGGTACATCTATGCTTTCGCGCTCTTGACGGTCGTCGGGGTGCTCGGTTATCGCAATATCGAGCTCGGTGCCAAGGTGCTCGGTGTGCTGCTCGTCGTCGAGATCGGCATCATCGTCGCGTTGTCCGCCGCGGTGCTGGTCAAGGGTGGGGCGCGCGGTATCGATGCTGTTTCTTTCACTCCGTCGGCGTTCTTCGACGGCTCACCCGGTGTGGCGTTGATGTTCGCTATCGCGTCGTTCATCGGCTTCGAAGCCACCGCGATCTACGGCGAGGAGACCCGCGACCCGCGCCGCACCATCCCGCGGGCCACCTACCTCGCGGTGCTCACCATCGGCGGGCTCTACGCGGTGGCCAGCTGGGCGATGGTGCTCGCGTTCGGCAGTGCCGATGTGGCCGCCGCGGCGGGCGCGGACCCGGAGGGATTGACCTTCACCGCGGCACGGCTCTACCTCGGCGAAACCGCCGCCGACAGCATGGCCGTCCTGCTGGTGACCAGCCTGTTCGCCGCCCTGCTCGCGCTGCACAACGTGGTCGCGCGCTACGGCTACGCGCTGGCCCGCGACGGCATCGGCCACCCGGCGCTCGGCCACATCCACCTCCGCCACGGCTCGCCGCACAAGGCCTCGCTCGCCCAAACCCTGTCCGCCGCACTGGTCGTCGGCACCTTCGCCGTCGCGGGCGCGGACCCGATCCTGCACCTGTTCACCTGGATGTCCGGCCTGGCGACCGTCGCTATCCTGCTGCTGATGCTGCTCACCAGCGTCGCCGTCATCGTCTTCTTCCGCCGCACCGGCCTGGACCGCCGCCAATGGCATACGGTGTATGCGCCAGCCCTCGGCACCGCCGGATTGTTTCTGGTGACCGTTCTTGTCATCGACAACTTCACCACTCTGGTGGGCGGCTCGACCCTCGTCGCGACAACGCTGCTGGCGATTGTCGTAGCGACGTTCGGTGCCGGTGTCGCCGTGGCGCGGGCGCGTCGAAGCACGCCGGCCACCGGTACGCTCGCCGATCCCGAACTCAGCATCGCCGACCGGTAG
- a CDS encoding primary-amine oxidase: MPTPTPKRADHPLALPTEEEIDRMRAIVDEAGLIAPTTRFVYVGLEEPDKYAVNDSTNATTPDRRFRVLLHDVDRPNASDLIVSLGSRAVLAQRTLDAIVDGQLPVLDEEFELVEAVLSTDPDWLTALAARGLDVAAVRVAPLSAGVFGYEGEEGRRILRGLAFHQQHDKDHPWAHPIDGLVAFVDVMTREVLQVIDTGPVAVPQESGNFDDLTVTGPLRTTQKPIEISQPQGPSFTVRGNLVEWEKWSMRVGFDAREGLVLHQIGFHDGGRLRPIIHRASIAEMVVPYGDPSPVRSWQNYFDTGEYLVGRYANALELGCDCVGDITYFDAVVADEAGRARTLRNAICLHEEDFGVLWKHTDLWTGSREVRRQRRLVISFFTTVGNYDYGFFWYLYLDGTIGFEVKATGIVFTAAYPGVDHPFATQVAPGLGAPYHQHLFSARLDMMVDGHRNRVEEVETVRVPIGPANPHGNAFTQQRTVLTSEAQAQRLADNRVGRTWHISNPEVRNRLGQPVCYVLHPEGRQTLLADDESPIAKRATFATKSLWVTRYDPDQRYAAGDFVNQHPGGAGLPAYVAGDRALDNEDLVVWHTFGLTHFPRPEDWPIMPVDYTGFVLKPVGFFDRNPTLDVPRSSSGHCDKSTSCCQGAPDD, translated from the coding sequence ATGCCCACACCGACACCGAAACGTGCCGATCATCCGCTCGCGTTGCCCACCGAAGAAGAGATCGACCGGATGCGCGCCATTGTCGACGAAGCCGGGTTGATCGCGCCGACGACACGATTCGTCTACGTCGGCCTCGAAGAACCGGACAAATACGCGGTAAACGACTCGACGAACGCCACGACACCGGACCGGCGCTTCCGCGTACTGCTGCACGACGTCGACCGGCCCAATGCCAGCGATCTGATCGTGTCGCTCGGCAGCAGGGCCGTGCTCGCCCAGCGCACCCTCGACGCGATCGTCGACGGCCAACTGCCCGTGCTCGACGAGGAATTCGAACTGGTCGAAGCGGTGCTGTCCACCGACCCGGACTGGTTGACCGCGCTGGCCGCCCGCGGCCTCGACGTCGCCGCGGTGCGGGTGGCTCCCCTGTCGGCGGGCGTATTCGGCTACGAGGGCGAGGAAGGCCGCCGCATCCTGCGCGGTTTGGCGTTCCATCAGCAGCACGACAAGGACCATCCATGGGCCCATCCGATCGACGGACTCGTCGCGTTCGTCGACGTCATGACGCGCGAGGTACTTCAGGTCATCGACACCGGGCCGGTCGCGGTGCCCCAGGAATCCGGCAACTTCGACGACCTCACCGTCACCGGTCCGCTGCGGACCACCCAGAAACCGATCGAGATCAGCCAACCGCAAGGACCAAGCTTCACGGTGCGCGGGAACCTGGTCGAATGGGAAAAGTGGTCGATGCGGGTGGGTTTCGACGCACGCGAAGGCCTTGTCCTGCACCAGATAGGCTTTCACGACGGCGGTCGGCTCCGGCCGATCATCCATCGCGCCTCGATCGCGGAAATGGTTGTGCCCTATGGTGATCCGTCACCGGTCCGCTCGTGGCAGAACTATTTCGACACCGGCGAGTATCTCGTCGGACGCTACGCGAACGCGCTCGAGCTCGGCTGCGACTGCGTCGGCGACATCACCTACTTCGACGCGGTCGTTGCCGACGAGGCAGGCCGTGCGCGCACCCTGCGCAACGCGATCTGTCTGCACGAAGAGGATTTCGGGGTGCTGTGGAAGCACACCGACCTGTGGACCGGGTCGCGGGAGGTCCGCCGCCAACGCCGGTTGGTGATCTCGTTCTTCACCACGGTCGGCAACTACGACTACGGCTTCTTCTGGTACCTGTACCTGGACGGAACCATCGGCTTCGAGGTCAAGGCCACCGGAATCGTCTTCACCGCCGCCTATCCCGGCGTCGATCACCCCTTCGCCACGCAGGTCGCGCCCGGCCTCGGCGCGCCGTATCACCAGCACCTGTTCAGCGCCCGGCTCGACATGATGGTCGACGGGCACCGCAACCGCGTCGAGGAGGTCGAGACCGTTCGCGTGCCGATCGGCCCGGCCAATCCGCACGGCAACGCCTTCACCCAGCAGCGGACGGTATTGACCAGCGAAGCGCAGGCCCAGCGGCTCGCGGACAACCGGGTCGGCCGCACCTGGCACATCAGCAATCCCGAGGTGCGCAACCGCCTCGGCCAGCCCGTCTGCTACGTGCTGCACCCGGAGGGCAGGCAGACGTTGCTCGCCGACGACGAGTCGCCGATCGCCAAGCGTGCCACCTTCGCCACCAAGAGCCTCTGGGTGACCCGATACGACCCGGATCAACGTTATGCCGCAGGTGATTTCGTCAACCAGCATCCCGGCGGAGCGGGTCTCCCGGCCTACGTCGCTGGCGATCGCGCGCTCGACAACGAAGACCTGGTCGTGTGGCATACCTTCGGCCTCACGCATTTTCCGCGACCGGAGGACTGGCCGATCATGCCGGTCGACTACACCGGATTCGTGCTCAAACCGGTCGGCTTCTTCGACCGCAATCCCACCCTCGATGTTCCTCGCAGCAGCTCCGGCCACTGCGACAAGTCGACAAGTTGCTGCCAAGGAGCTCCCGATGACTGA
- a CDS encoding class I SAM-dependent methyltransferase → MRIVTGGRYPELAEFPGHMEVAVQVGQPSRTALSVALVRATHQSTPSPRVFDDPLAVRLVGLETTELTASSEYWIPEQVHPWIVTRFRFAEDAIGAAVATGTRQVVILGAGLETFAYRNPYPDLRVFEVDHPRTQEWKRLRLREADIRIPPSLTFVPADFEREPLGVALARAGFDRGAATIFVCLGVVVYLTEQAALDMLSFTAGLDAPTQVIVDYNDLPTALPPDRRATLASVMQRVAERGEPWQCFFPPDELAQQLRSMGFTEIADSAVPELLARYGFEPSAANDPFAAHILHAARR, encoded by the coding sequence GTGCGGATTGTCACCGGCGGCCGATACCCTGAGCTGGCGGAATTCCCAGGTCACATGGAGGTCGCCGTGCAGGTCGGTCAGCCGAGCCGGACAGCGTTGTCGGTCGCGCTCGTCCGCGCCACGCATCAGTCGACCCCGTCGCCGCGGGTGTTCGACGATCCGCTGGCGGTGCGCCTGGTCGGCCTGGAGACCACCGAGTTGACCGCCTCGAGCGAGTACTGGATCCCCGAGCAAGTCCATCCGTGGATCGTCACCCGGTTCCGCTTTGCCGAGGACGCGATCGGCGCCGCCGTCGCTACCGGCACGCGGCAGGTCGTGATCCTCGGCGCGGGCTTGGAGACCTTCGCCTATCGAAACCCCTATCCGGATCTGCGGGTATTCGAGGTAGACCACCCGCGGACCCAGGAATGGAAGCGATTGCGGTTGCGCGAGGCCGATATTCGGATTCCGCCGTCGCTGACCTTCGTGCCCGCCGACTTCGAGCGCGAACCATTGGGCGTGGCGCTTGCCCGGGCAGGGTTCGACCGCGGTGCCGCGACAATCTTCGTCTGCCTCGGTGTGGTGGTGTACCTGACCGAGCAGGCCGCGTTGGACATGCTGTCCTTTACCGCCGGACTCGACGCGCCCACCCAGGTGATCGTGGACTACAACGATCTGCCCACGGCGCTGCCGCCCGACCGCCGTGCCACCCTGGCGTCCGTCATGCAGCGTGTCGCGGAGCGGGGTGAACCGTGGCAATGCTTCTTTCCGCCGGACGAACTCGCCCAGCAGCTGCGGTCGATGGGCTTCACCGAGATCGCGGATTCGGCCGTCCCGGAGTTATTGGCACGCTATGGATTCGAGCCCTCGGCCGCTAACGACCCGTTCGCCGCCCATATTCTCCATGCCGCGCGCCGATAA
- a CDS encoding N-acyl-D-amino-acid deacylase family protein: MSYDTIIKDGRWFDGAGSPSALRHIGLREDRVAAVSAEPLDETGCPNVIDAEGKWVVPGMIDIHTHYDIEVLKTPALSESVRHGITTVLLGSCSLSTVHVGPTDAGDLFGRVEAIPRRHVIEAIEETKTWHSAHEYVAALENLPLGPNIAALLGHSDIRTAQLGLDRATRKDVRPTAAEVAAMESALTEALDAGFVGMSAQQLLFDKLDGDTCRSRTLPSTYAKARERRRLNAILRRRRRVLQAGPDIASVRSIAAMTLSSLGIFRKRLKTTLLSAADIKANPGLVYIMGPIARALNALGGDFRWQHLPVPFEVYADGIDLVIFEEFGSGAAALHLADQVERNALMQDEAYRRRFRKDYDAKFGLRVWHRDFFDAEIVACPDDSVIGKTFGQVGIERGGAHPVDAFLDLVVAHGTKLRWRTTISNHRPKFLTKLGADPGVQLGFSDAGAHLRNMAFYNFGLRFLRRVHDAEQSGRPFISLERAVHRLTGELADWYGIDAGHLRVGDRADLVIIDPAHLDSALDAYAESPVAQYDNLSRMVNRNDGAVSAVFIGGKYVFGDGTPAPILGADRTGRFLRSRAR, encoded by the coding sequence GTGAGCTACGACACGATCATCAAGGATGGCCGCTGGTTCGACGGCGCCGGTTCGCCTTCCGCTCTGCGCCATATCGGTCTTCGCGAGGATCGTGTCGCCGCCGTGTCGGCGGAGCCGCTCGATGAGACAGGCTGCCCGAACGTCATCGATGCCGAGGGCAAGTGGGTTGTCCCGGGGATGATCGACATCCACACCCACTACGACATCGAAGTGCTGAAGACGCCCGCGCTGTCGGAGTCGGTACGCCACGGCATTACGACGGTGCTGCTCGGTTCGTGTTCGCTGTCGACCGTGCACGTGGGCCCCACCGACGCGGGCGACCTGTTCGGTCGGGTAGAGGCGATCCCGCGCCGGCACGTCATCGAGGCCATCGAAGAAACCAAGACCTGGCACTCGGCGCACGAGTACGTCGCCGCACTGGAGAACCTGCCGCTCGGGCCGAATATCGCCGCACTGCTGGGACATTCGGATATCCGGACCGCGCAGCTCGGGCTCGACCGCGCCACCCGCAAGGATGTCCGTCCCACCGCTGCCGAAGTCGCGGCCATGGAATCGGCGCTCACCGAGGCACTGGACGCCGGGTTCGTCGGGATGTCCGCCCAGCAGCTGCTTTTCGACAAACTCGACGGCGACACCTGCCGGTCGCGCACGCTGCCGTCGACCTACGCCAAAGCCAGGGAACGCCGCCGCCTCAACGCGATTCTGCGACGGCGGCGGCGGGTGCTGCAGGCCGGACCCGATATCGCCTCGGTGCGCAGCATTGCCGCGATGACGCTGAGCAGCTTGGGCATCTTTCGCAAACGATTGAAGACCACGTTGTTGTCGGCCGCCGACATCAAGGCGAACCCGGGTCTGGTGTACATCATGGGCCCGATCGCGCGTGCGCTGAACGCACTCGGCGGCGACTTCCGCTGGCAGCATCTGCCGGTGCCGTTCGAGGTGTACGCCGACGGCATCGACCTGGTGATCTTCGAGGAGTTCGGTTCGGGCGCCGCGGCACTGCATCTCGCTGATCAGGTCGAGCGCAATGCCCTGATGCAGGATGAGGCGTATCGGCGGCGGTTCCGCAAGGACTACGACGCGAAGTTCGGGCTGCGGGTCTGGCACCGCGACTTCTTCGATGCCGAAATCGTCGCCTGCCCAGACGATTCCGTGATCGGGAAGACCTTCGGACAGGTGGGTATCGAGCGCGGCGGTGCGCATCCGGTGGACGCGTTCCTCGATCTGGTGGTCGCGCACGGCACGAAATTGCGTTGGCGCACCACGATCTCCAACCACCGGCCGAAGTTCCTGACCAAGCTGGGCGCGGATCCTGGTGTGCAGCTGGGCTTTTCCGACGCGGGCGCACATCTGCGGAATATGGCGTTCTACAACTTCGGTCTCCGATTCCTGCGCCGGGTGCACGATGCCGAGCAGTCCGGGCGGCCGTTCATCTCGCTGGAGCGTGCGGTGCACCGGCTGACCGGGGAACTGGCCGACTGGTACGGGATCGACGCCGGTCACCTCCGGGTGGGCGACCGAGCCGACCTGGTGATCATCGACCCGGCGCACCTCGACTCCGCGCTCGACGCCTACGCGGAAAGCCCGGTCGCGCAGTATGACAACCTGTCTCGCATGGTGAATCGCAATGACGGGGCGGTCTCGGCCGTCTTCATCGGCGGTAAGTACGTCTTCGGCGACGGCACGCCCGCGCCGATCCTCGGTGCCGACCGCACCGGACGTTTCCTCAGGTCTCGGGCGCGGTGA
- a CDS encoding TetR/AcrR family transcriptional regulator, translating to MTDQPRRTQAQRRAATIAKLVEATIEAIAEVGYHNASLGEISRRAGVSKGGIFRHFDSRTDLVVAAAEEVGRRHMRAFDNIRARENADRPLDLAHILHRARNQIRQETNTVWFELLVAARTEAELRARLAPVARALIDDVERVAIAALTPAVPADVARLLATSVVHMFDGEAIFRSTYPRPELEDTRIEYVARAFQQLTGEGRVDSSS from the coding sequence GTGACCGATCAGCCGCGACGCACGCAAGCCCAACGCCGCGCCGCGACGATCGCCAAACTCGTCGAGGCCACCATCGAGGCCATCGCCGAGGTCGGTTACCACAACGCCTCGCTCGGCGAGATCAGCCGCCGGGCCGGGGTGTCCAAGGGTGGCATCTTCCGGCACTTCGACTCGCGGACGGACCTGGTCGTGGCCGCTGCCGAAGAGGTCGGCCGCAGGCATATGCGGGCGTTCGACAATATTCGGGCGCGCGAGAACGCCGACCGGCCACTGGATTTGGCCCACATTCTGCACCGGGCCCGCAACCAGATCCGCCAGGAAACCAACACGGTCTGGTTCGAACTGCTGGTCGCCGCGCGCACCGAGGCGGAACTGCGGGCCAGGTTGGCTCCGGTCGCCCGGGCGCTGATCGACGACGTCGAGCGGGTCGCGATCGCCGCGCTCACACCCGCTGTCCCGGCCGATGTCGCCCGCCTGCTGGCCACCTCGGTGGTGCACATGTTCGACGGCGAGGCGATCTTCCGTTCCACCTATCCGCGGCCCGAATTGGAAGACACCCGAATCGAATACGTCGCCCGCGCCTTTCAGCAGCTGACCGGGGAGGGTCGAGTCGACTCGAGTTCCTGA
- a CDS encoding crotonase/enoyl-CoA hydratase family protein — protein MADTVTVERDGHVLLIGLNRPAKRNAFTLEMLGELSRAYALLENDDDLRAGVLFGHGEHFTAGLDLVDVAPALASGAITYPEGGIDPWRLDYRWTKPVIAVAQGWCMTLGIELLLAADIRIAAEGTRFSQLEVRRGIYPFGGATLRFWREAGWGNAMRWVLTGAEFDAAEAYRIGLIQQITPDAATALDAARTLATEIAEDSAPLGVRTILASAHRARDEGNAAAAEHLVGDVTKLFATADGAEGIQSFVERRKAQFTGK, from the coding sequence ATGGCCGACACCGTTACCGTCGAACGCGACGGACATGTCCTGCTCATCGGACTCAACCGCCCGGCGAAGCGCAACGCCTTCACCCTCGAGATGCTCGGCGAGCTCTCCCGCGCCTACGCGCTGCTCGAAAACGACGACGACCTGCGCGCCGGTGTGCTCTTCGGCCACGGCGAGCATTTCACCGCGGGTCTCGACCTGGTCGATGTCGCGCCGGCCCTCGCTTCGGGCGCGATCACCTACCCCGAGGGCGGAATCGACCCGTGGCGGCTGGATTACCGCTGGACCAAGCCGGTGATCGCGGTGGCACAGGGCTGGTGCATGACGCTGGGCATCGAGCTGCTGCTGGCCGCCGACATCCGGATCGCCGCCGAAGGTACCCGGTTCAGTCAGCTGGAAGTTCGGCGCGGCATCTACCCCTTCGGCGGTGCGACCCTGCGGTTCTGGCGGGAAGCCGGCTGGGGCAATGCCATGCGCTGGGTGCTCACCGGCGCCGAGTTCGACGCTGCCGAGGCCTACCGCATCGGCCTGATTCAGCAGATCACCCCCGATGCCGCCACGGCGCTCGACGCCGCGCGCACGCTCGCCACCGAAATCGCCGAGGACTCGGCGCCATTGGGTGTGCGCACCATCCTCGCCTCCGCGCACCGTGCCCGCGACGAAGGAAATGCCGCGGCGGCCGAGCATTTGGTCGGCGATGTCACCAAGCTTTTCGCAACGGCCGACGGTGCGGAGGGGATTCAGTCGTTCGTCGAGCGACGTAAGGCCCAGTTCACCGGTAAGTGA
- a CDS encoding sensor histidine kinase: MTTTAAAAGPPTADSADPFVHPALFYSDTEEYLAGTVGFIREGLANNEPVAVSVPGPNLELIRAELGSDADAVRLMDMTVEGRNPGRIIPGVLRAFADTYPTGRVRIIGEPIWAGRSATEYPACVQHEALINAAFTGREVTILCPYDTERLDPLVLADAHATHPTLIDSSGERPSGAYDPDHIVASYNKPLPPPPAIADVIAFDATSLTDTRHRAVAYARRAGMAEDHMVDLELVVAETITNSVVHGGGSGTLALWTEGRQLRCQVRDAGHITNPLAGRLPPQPFQFGGRGLLLVNQLTDLVRIHTGVHGTTIQMDLRLA; this comes from the coding sequence ATGACCACCACCGCCGCCGCCGCTGGACCACCCACTGCCGACTCGGCAGACCCGTTCGTGCACCCGGCGCTGTTCTACAGCGACACCGAGGAGTATTTGGCAGGCACCGTCGGGTTCATCCGAGAAGGATTGGCCAACAACGAACCGGTCGCGGTGTCGGTCCCCGGCCCCAACCTGGAACTGATTCGCGCCGAACTCGGCTCGGATGCCGACGCGGTGCGGTTGATGGACATGACCGTCGAAGGCCGCAACCCGGGCCGGATCATTCCCGGCGTGCTGCGCGCCTTCGCCGACACCTACCCGACCGGTCGGGTGCGGATCATCGGTGAACCCATCTGGGCGGGCCGATCCGCGACGGAATACCCGGCATGCGTCCAGCACGAAGCGCTGATCAACGCCGCGTTCACCGGTCGCGAGGTCACCATCCTGTGCCCCTACGACACCGAACGCCTCGACCCGCTCGTGCTGGCCGACGCGCACGCGACGCATCCGACACTGATCGACAGCAGCGGCGAACGCCCCAGTGGCGCCTACGATCCCGACCACATCGTCGCCTCTTACAACAAGCCGCTGCCCCCGCCGCCCGCGATCGCCGACGTGATCGCCTTCGATGCCACCTCGCTCACCGATACCCGGCATCGGGCGGTCGCCTACGCCCGCCGGGCGGGCATGGCCGAGGACCACATGGTGGATCTGGAATTGGTCGTCGCCGAGACGATCACCAATTCGGTGGTGCACGGGGGCGGCAGCGGCACGCTGGCGCTCTGGACCGAGGGCAGGCAACTGCGCTGCCAGGTCCGCGACGCGGGCCACATCACCAATCCGCTCGCGGGTCGGCTACCCCCGCAACCGTTCCAATTCGGTGGCCGCGGCCTGCTTCTGGTCAACCAGCTGACCGACCTGGTCCGCATCCATACCGGCGTGCACGGCACCACCATCCAGATGGATCTCCGCCTCGCCTGA
- a CDS encoding STAS domain-containing protein has translation MGQVDLATHGSWRSALAELPSVPDIHLELSELTFIDTHGTLILVEATNQSAQGRRVVLHNPPVTLVRILDLFWPSLPTLEVDRA, from the coding sequence GTGGGACAGGTCGATCTGGCGACGCACGGTAGTTGGCGGTCCGCGTTGGCCGAGCTGCCCAGTGTCCCCGACATCCATCTGGAATTGTCCGAGCTCACATTCATCGACACCCACGGCACCCTGATACTGGTGGAAGCAACGAATCAGTCGGCACAGGGACGCAGGGTCGTGCTGCACAACCCACCGGTGACGCTGGTCCGCATCCTGGACCTGTTCTGGCCGTCGCTCCCCACACTCGAGGTAGACCGCGCATGA
- a CDS encoding FAD-binding oxidoreductase — translation MALSRRRFIGAAGLGSGGMLIGSRAGAVPEPVAEVAPKVVLPGDAEYAPLTLRGYNRRFVARPAKIYLPVDAEETRSAVRSAVAEGLRIATRSGGHCFDGFVDDPQTRAIIDLSRMRGVYFDERHHAYSVAAGAEIGAVYEALLRGWGVTIPAGICLGVGMGGYLSGGGYGPLSRRLGLAADHVYGVEVVTVDAAGAASVVVATKDGPNADLWWAHTGGGGGNFGVVTRFLLRSHDADGADPARLLPKPPANMMTARLVLPVASEAAFVRFVGNYLAFFERNSQQDSRFAGLYAPLHVKPFAGSCDILVLLDADAPDARSCYDEFVAAVSEGVLPPPIVPPLEQKSYPDTVAQVYYAKGPQPPRVKVKAAYLRRSYTPEQLRTFYRYLTDVRYIGESQLEFLPFGGAINARPTGATAMPVRDSFMKMLIHAAWRAPADDDRFTQWAREMYRDVYAATGGVPVPGEVDGGSYINYPDPDLRDPRWNTSGIPWHTFYYRDNYPRLQRIKAEWDPLGTFRHQLSIDPNE, via the coding sequence ATGGCATTGTCACGGCGGAGGTTCATCGGCGCGGCCGGGTTGGGTTCCGGCGGGATGCTCATCGGGTCCCGGGCCGGTGCGGTACCGGAGCCGGTTGCGGAGGTGGCACCGAAGGTCGTCCTGCCCGGCGACGCGGAATACGCACCGCTCACTCTTAGGGGCTACAACCGGCGGTTCGTCGCCCGCCCCGCGAAGATCTATCTGCCTGTCGACGCCGAAGAGACCCGTTCCGCGGTGCGGAGCGCCGTCGCCGAGGGGTTACGTATCGCTACCCGTTCCGGTGGGCACTGCTTCGATGGCTTCGTCGACGACCCGCAGACCCGGGCGATCATCGATCTGAGCCGGATGCGCGGGGTGTACTTCGACGAACGTCACCACGCCTACTCCGTGGCCGCGGGCGCGGAGATCGGCGCGGTGTACGAGGCACTGTTGCGCGGCTGGGGCGTGACCATTCCGGCCGGAATCTGCTTGGGCGTCGGCATGGGCGGCTATTTGAGCGGCGGCGGCTACGGTCCGCTGTCTCGGCGGCTCGGGCTGGCCGCGGACCATGTGTACGGCGTCGAGGTGGTGACGGTCGACGCGGCCGGGGCGGCGTCGGTGGTGGTCGCCACCAAGGACGGACCGAATGCCGATCTGTGGTGGGCGCATACCGGGGGCGGCGGCGGCAATTTCGGTGTGGTAACCCGGTTTCTGCTCCGCTCGCATGATGCCGACGGTGCGGACCCGGCGCGATTGCTGCCGAAACCACCGGCGAACATGATGACGGCACGGTTGGTGCTACCGGTCGCGAGCGAAGCGGCGTTCGTTCGCTTTGTCGGGAATTACTTGGCCTTTTTCGAACGGAACAGCCAGCAGGACAGCCGATTCGCCGGTCTCTATGCCCCGCTGCATGTCAAACCGTTCGCCGGGTCCTGCGACATCCTGGTCCTGCTCGATGCCGATGCGCCAGACGCCCGGTCCTGTTACGACGAGTTCGTCGCGGCGGTGAGCGAGGGCGTCCTGCCGCCGCCGATCGTGCCGCCGCTCGAGCAGAAGTCCTATCCGGACACCGTGGCGCAGGTGTATTACGCCAAGGGCCCGCAGCCGCCTCGGGTGAAAGTAAAGGCGGCGTATCTGCGGCGGTCGTACACGCCTGAGCAACTGCGGACGTTCTACCGGTACCTGACCGATGTGCGCTATATCGGCGAATCCCAGCTGGAATTCCTGCCTTTCGGCGGCGCGATCAATGCCCGGCCGACCGGAGCGACCGCCATGCCGGTGCGTGACTCATTCATGAAGATGCTCATCCACGCGGCATGGCGCGCTCCGGCGGACGACGACAGATTCACCCAGTGGGCTCGCGAGATGTATCGCGACGTCTATGCCGCGACCGGCGGGGTGCCGGTGCCCGGCGAGGTCGACGGCGGGAGCTACATCAACTACCCGGATCCCGACCTCCGGGATCCACGATGGAACACCTCGGGGATTCCCTGGCACACCTTCTATTACCGCGACAACTACCCGCGGCTCCAGCGGATCAAGGCGGAGTGGGATCCGCTCGGCACCTTCCGGCATCAGCTGTCGATCGACCCGAATGAGTGA